One Veillonellales bacterium DNA window includes the following coding sequences:
- a CDS encoding MgtC/SapB family protein, which produces MIADWEIALRLVAAAVLAGVIGYERQSHHKSAGLRTHILVAVGSCLIMVLSINIYQSVQGQTNADPTRLAAQVVSGIGFLGAGSILKEGPTIKGLTTAASLWVVSGVGLAVGSGYYTSALATTLLVFVTLTILAKMEHRMCSDRAFSLTVITIDTPGQLGLISVALGEAGGSIRDIKIEEQEHLLVVTFALRFRREVNQEKLIADLSQLNGVMSVKKDCLID; this is translated from the coding sequence ATGATAGCGGACTGGGAGATTGCCTTGCGGCTGGTGGCTGCCGCTGTATTGGCCGGAGTAATCGGTTACGAGCGTCAGTCCCATCATAAGTCGGCCGGATTGCGGACTCACATTCTGGTTGCCGTAGGTTCCTGCCTGATTATGGTACTCTCGATAAACATTTATCAGTCGGTGCAGGGGCAAACCAACGCCGATCCTACCCGTCTGGCTGCCCAGGTAGTCAGCGGCATTGGATTTTTAGGCGCCGGCAGTATATTAAAGGAAGGACCGACAATCAAAGGACTGACCACCGCCGCCAGTTTGTGGGTAGTATCCGGGGTTGGCCTTGCTGTAGGCAGCGGCTATTATACCAGCGCTCTGGCCACAACCTTATTGGTGTTTGTTACCCTGACAATTTTAGCGAAGATGGAACATAGAATGTGCAGTGACCGGGCTTTTAGTTTAACGGTGATAACGATTGATACTCCCGGTCAGCTGGGTTTGATCAGTGTTGCTTTGGGAGAAGCCGGCGGCAGTATTCGGGACATCAAAATTGAGGAACAGGAGCATTTGCTGGTTGTTACTTTTGCATTGCGGTTCCGGCGGGAAGTAAATCAGGAAAAACTAATTGCCGATTTATCTCAGCTGAATGGAGTCATGAGTGTAAAAAAAGACTGTTTAATTGATTAG